Proteins encoded in a region of the Acipenser ruthenus chromosome 11, fAciRut3.2 maternal haplotype, whole genome shotgun sequence genome:
- the LOC131739399 gene encoding syntaxin-2-like isoform X2 — MRDRLADLTGCSKSEDEEATVTIEKDQSLDGFFQNVEEVRGLIDKIATHVEEVKKKHSIILSAPNPEEKTQEELEQLNNEIKKKAKKIQSKLKSMEQNISQEQNQHSVRYRMQETQHSVLSLKFGEVMTKYNETQIAFRERSKGRIQRQLEITGKVTTDDELEDMLESGNPSIFTSDIISDSQITRQALNEIESRHKDIIKLESSIKELHEMFVDMAMLVESQGETINNIEKHVANAADYVGHAKEETKKALKYQSKARRKMFLLSICVVVSLTILAIIIAVSLS; from the exons tgtaGCAAGAGTGAAGATGAAGAAGCCACTGTCACTATTGAGAAAGATCAGTCACTGGATGGATTCTTCCAGAAT gtTGAAGAAGTTCGAGGCCTCATTGATAAAATTGCAACTCATGTAGAGgaagtaaaaaagaaacacagtatCATCCTGTCTGCCCCAAATCCTGAGGAAA aAACACAGGAAGAACTTGAGCAGCTTAATAATGAAATCAAGAAAAAAGCCAAAAAAATTCAGTCAAAGTTAAAGT caATGGAACAAAACATTTCCCAGGAACAAAACCAACATTCAGTGCGCTACCGGATGCAAGAGACGCAG CACTCGGTGCTATCTCTGAAGTTTGGGGAAGTCATGACGAAATACAATGAAACTCAAATAGCATTTCGGGAAAGAAGTAAGGGAAGAATACAGAGGCAGCTGGAGATAA CTGGTAAAGTGACCACAGACGATGAACTGGAAGACATGCTAGAAAGTGGCAACCCTTCAATTTTTACTTCTGAT ATCATCTCAGACTCCCAAATCACTCGGCAGGCGTTGAATGAGATTGAATCCCGACACAAAGACATCATCAAACTGGAATCGAGCATTAAGGAGCTGCATGAGATGTTTGTGGACATGGCCATGCTCGTGGAATCTCAG GGGGAAACGATAAATAACATAGAGAAACACGTGGCAAATGCAGCTGACTATGTAGGACATGCCAAAGAAGAAACAAAGAAAGCCTTGAAATACCAGAGTAAAGCAAGAAGG aaaatgtttctGCTATCTATTTGTGTGGTTGTTAGTCTCACCATTTTGGCTATTATCATTGCTGTGTCTCTGTCATAG
- the LOC131739399 gene encoding syntaxin-2-like isoform X3 codes for MRDRLADLTGCSKSEDEEATVTIEKDQSLDGFFQNVEEVRGLIDKIATHVEEVKKKHSIILSAPNPEEKTQEELEQLNNEIKKKAKKIQSKLKSMEQNISQEQNQHSVRYRMQETQHSVLSLKFGEVMTKYNETQIAFRERSKGRIQRQLEITGKVTTDDELEDMLESGNPSIFTSDIISDSQITRQALNEIESRHKDIIKLESSIKELHEMFVDMAMLVESQGETINNIEKHVANAADYVGHAKEETKKALKYQSKARRFYNCHSCGDSSWCNCTNHRSLCGN; via the exons tgtaGCAAGAGTGAAGATGAAGAAGCCACTGTCACTATTGAGAAAGATCAGTCACTGGATGGATTCTTCCAGAAT gtTGAAGAAGTTCGAGGCCTCATTGATAAAATTGCAACTCATGTAGAGgaagtaaaaaagaaacacagtatCATCCTGTCTGCCCCAAATCCTGAGGAAA aAACACAGGAAGAACTTGAGCAGCTTAATAATGAAATCAAGAAAAAAGCCAAAAAAATTCAGTCAAAGTTAAAGT caATGGAACAAAACATTTCCCAGGAACAAAACCAACATTCAGTGCGCTACCGGATGCAAGAGACGCAG CACTCGGTGCTATCTCTGAAGTTTGGGGAAGTCATGACGAAATACAATGAAACTCAAATAGCATTTCGGGAAAGAAGTAAGGGAAGAATACAGAGGCAGCTGGAGATAA CTGGTAAAGTGACCACAGACGATGAACTGGAAGACATGCTAGAAAGTGGCAACCCTTCAATTTTTACTTCTGAT ATCATCTCAGACTCCCAAATCACTCGGCAGGCGTTGAATGAGATTGAATCCCGACACAAAGACATCATCAAACTGGAATCGAGCATTAAGGAGCTGCATGAGATGTTTGTGGACATGGCCATGCTCGTGGAATCTCAG GGGGAAACGATAAATAACATAGAGAAACACGTGGCAAATGCAGCTGACTATGTAGGACATGCCAAAGAAGAAACAAAGAAAGCCTTGAAATACCAGAGTAAAGCAAGAAGG TTTTATAATTGCCATAGTTGTGGTGATTCTTCTTGGTGTAATTGCACTAATCATCGGTCTCTCTGTGGGAATTAA
- the LOC131739399 gene encoding syntaxin-2-like isoform X1, whose protein sequence is MRDRLADLTGCSKSEDEEATVTIEKDQSLDGFFQNVEEVRGLIDKIATHVEEVKKKHSIILSAPNPEEKTQEELEQLNNEIKKKAKKIQSKLKSMEQNISQEQNQHSVRYRMQETQHSVLSLKFGEVMTKYNETQIAFRERSKGRIQRQLEITGKVTTDDELEDMLESGNPSIFTSDIISDSQITRQALNEIESRHKDIIKLESSIKELHEMFVDMAMLVESQGETINNIEKHVANAADYVGHAKEETKKALKYQSKARRKSFIIAIVVVILLGVIALIIGLSVGIK, encoded by the exons tgtaGCAAGAGTGAAGATGAAGAAGCCACTGTCACTATTGAGAAAGATCAGTCACTGGATGGATTCTTCCAGAAT gtTGAAGAAGTTCGAGGCCTCATTGATAAAATTGCAACTCATGTAGAGgaagtaaaaaagaaacacagtatCATCCTGTCTGCCCCAAATCCTGAGGAAA aAACACAGGAAGAACTTGAGCAGCTTAATAATGAAATCAAGAAAAAAGCCAAAAAAATTCAGTCAAAGTTAAAGT caATGGAACAAAACATTTCCCAGGAACAAAACCAACATTCAGTGCGCTACCGGATGCAAGAGACGCAG CACTCGGTGCTATCTCTGAAGTTTGGGGAAGTCATGACGAAATACAATGAAACTCAAATAGCATTTCGGGAAAGAAGTAAGGGAAGAATACAGAGGCAGCTGGAGATAA CTGGTAAAGTGACCACAGACGATGAACTGGAAGACATGCTAGAAAGTGGCAACCCTTCAATTTTTACTTCTGAT ATCATCTCAGACTCCCAAATCACTCGGCAGGCGTTGAATGAGATTGAATCCCGACACAAAGACATCATCAAACTGGAATCGAGCATTAAGGAGCTGCATGAGATGTTTGTGGACATGGCCATGCTCGTGGAATCTCAG GGGGAAACGATAAATAACATAGAGAAACACGTGGCAAATGCAGCTGACTATGTAGGACATGCCAAAGAAGAAACAAAGAAAGCCTTGAAATACCAGAGTAAAGCAAGAAGG AAAAGTTTTATAATTGCCATAGTTGTGGTGATTCTTCTTGGTGTAATTGCACTAATCATCGGTCTCTCTGTGGGAATTAAGTag